A single window of Sporomusaceae bacterium DNA harbors:
- a CDS encoding 4Fe-4S binding protein: MKLTGLRYWRTLLPAAMLAVVVALVARHEYPLPPDTGLLLWLSRLDPLLLLGHLRWEGSFPSWGWLPLITVLFTFAAGRVFCGWLCPLGGLLALLQSLKGHGFGSSAWTRRLHPWRYYWLLMLLALLVLGSGWTIYLSPFHLLTSELSRLWLGQVPWVAVALVVLGLVTFPRFWCVYLCPSGLLMSLGARWRVWAVKQPPGCVKCGVCAQACPTGAFVPGPGSAGADCLLCGRCAERCPVSEGISLGMRADGGSLPARAGGLFTRREIIRAGVALTVAAAAAPGLAAADGSPPLRPPGALAEAEFLARCSRCGRCIKACPSKCLKAAPLNKGAAVFLTPVIIPREARCELTQDCQKVCPTGAIGHLPLEKTVIGLAEVDRTRCLGWTEGKLCLLCKEQCPRHAITSDALHRPSVSPELCVGCGACENGCPVEEAAIVIRPQILRRRP; encoded by the coding sequence ATGAAGCTCACCGGGTTGCGTTATTGGCGGACTTTGCTGCCGGCTGCGATGCTGGCGGTGGTTGTGGCGCTGGTCGCCAGGCATGAGTACCCGCTGCCGCCGGATACCGGGCTGCTGCTGTGGTTGTCGCGGCTTGATCCGCTTCTGCTCTTGGGACATCTGCGCTGGGAGGGGTCGTTCCCGTCGTGGGGGTGGCTGCCGCTGATCACGGTGCTGTTCACCTTTGCGGCCGGCAGGGTGTTTTGTGGCTGGTTGTGTCCCCTCGGAGGCTTGCTGGCTCTTCTGCAAAGCTTAAAGGGCCATGGTTTCGGCTCTTCGGCCTGGACGCGCCGCCTGCATCCCTGGCGTTATTACTGGCTGTTGATGCTGTTGGCGCTGCTAGTGCTCGGCAGTGGCTGGACGATATATCTTAGCCCCTTCCACCTGCTCACGTCCGAATTGTCAAGACTGTGGCTGGGGCAGGTTCCCTGGGTGGCTGTCGCCTTGGTCGTCCTTGGTTTGGTCACTTTCCCCCGCTTCTGGTGCGTTTACCTGTGTCCGTCCGGCTTGCTCATGTCGCTCGGCGCCCGCTGGCGGGTATGGGCGGTTAAACAGCCGCCCGGTTGCGTCAAGTGCGGGGTTTGTGCACAGGCGTGCCCGACAGGCGCTTTCGTTCCCGGCCCGGGTTCGGCTGGAGCCGATTGCCTGCTGTGCGGCAGGTGCGCCGAGCGGTGTCCTGTCAGCGAGGGTATCTCACTGGGGATGCGGGCGGACGGCGGATCGTTGCCGGCCCGCGCGGGCGGCCTGTTCACAAGGCGGGAGATTATCCGCGCCGGGGTGGCGCTCACGGTGGCGGCTGCTGCGGCGCCCGGCCTGGCCGCGGCCGACGGCTCTCCGCCGCTCCGGCCGCCGGGGGCGCTTGCGGAAGCCGAATTCCTGGCCCGCTGCAGCCGTTGCGGGCGTTGTATCAAGGCATGCCCGAGCAAGTGTCTGAAGGCGGCGCCGCTGAATAAAGGCGCGGCTGTATTCCTTACCCCGGTTATCATCCCCCGCGAGGCGCGCTGCGAGTTGACCCAGGACTGCCAGAAGGTCTGTCCGACGGGAGCGATCGGCCATCTACCGCTCGAGAAGACGGTCATCGGCCTGGCGGAGGTCGACCGCACCCGTTGCCTCGGTTGGACAGAGGGCAAGCTTTGCCTGTTGTGCAAGGAACAGTGCCCGCGGCACGCTATCACCTCCGATGCGCTCCACCGGCCAAGCGTGTCCCCGGAACTGTGCGTCGGGTGCGGGGCATGCGAGAACGGCTGCCCGGTGGAGGAGGCGGCTATCGTCATACGGCCGCAGATTTTGCGCCGCCGACCCTGA
- a CDS encoding 2-dehydro-3-deoxygalactonokinase, with protein sequence MFYLTVDTGTTNTRVKVWRDDRVVAGAFAAVGVRDTAVTGSRTRLQQGVREALAAACAEAGITVADAGAIVASGMITSNVGLHEVPHLPAPVGIDDLAAGMVDAVIPDVADKPIWFIPGVKNSIGTVDIDNCEKMDIMRGEEVEAFGLIRRLGLREPAVFILPGSHTKFIVMDDRQRIAGCLTTLAGELLSVITHNTILANALQNSFASSVDEQMVLKGAECARQVGLSRACFTVRILDQFTACVVEEKANFLLGAMIQTDLTALRFSRTFAVQPEMPVFIAGKREMRTAFHAVLRQDNFFRGQLQAVDDEALEDIAGFGAMTVARERGIVK encoded by the coding sequence GTGTTTTATCTTACCGTTGACACAGGGACGACGAATACGCGGGTAAAGGTTTGGCGCGACGACCGGGTTGTGGCCGGGGCATTCGCGGCGGTCGGGGTACGGGATACGGCTGTGACGGGCAGCAGGACAAGACTGCAGCAGGGAGTGCGGGAAGCGCTGGCCGCCGCGTGCGCCGAAGCCGGCATTACCGTCGCCGATGCCGGTGCGATCGTGGCTTCGGGAATGATTACTTCCAACGTCGGCCTGCACGAGGTGCCGCATTTGCCTGCGCCGGTCGGCATCGATGATCTGGCGGCCGGGATGGTGGATGCCGTCATTCCCGACGTTGCCGACAAGCCGATCTGGTTTATCCCCGGCGTCAAGAACAGTATCGGGACGGTCGACATCGACAACTGCGAGAAAATGGATATCATGCGGGGCGAGGAGGTCGAGGCCTTCGGCCTCATCCGCAGGCTTGGCCTGCGCGAACCGGCGGTTTTCATCCTGCCTGGTTCGCATACCAAGTTTATCGTCATGGACGACCGGCAGCGCATAGCCGGCTGCCTGACGACTTTGGCGGGCGAACTGCTCAGCGTTATCACGCACAACACCATCCTTGCGAACGCGCTGCAGAACTCTTTCGCAAGCAGCGTCGACGAACAGATGGTGCTGAAAGGCGCCGAATGCGCGCGTCAGGTGGGTCTCAGCCGGGCCTGTTTCACAGTAAGGATTCTCGATCAGTTCACCGCTTGTGTCGTCGAAGAAAAAGCGAATTTTCTTCTGGGGGCGATGATTCAGACCGATCTGACGGCGCTGCGCTTCAGCAGGACGTTCGCTGTCCAGCCAGAGATGCCTGTCTTTATAGCCGGCAAACGGGAAATGCGCACGGCGTTTCATGCCGTACTGCGGCAGGATAATTTTTTCCGGGGTCAGTTGCAGGCGGTCGACGACGAAGCGCTCGAGGATATAGCCGGGTTCGGGGCGATGACGGTCGCCAGGGAACGCGGTATAGTAAAATAG
- a CDS encoding response regulator yields MHKNKVLFVDDEINVISAIRRAVMEEPYQSFFTGNAREALKIMEEQEISVLVTDMRMPEMDGLTLLKAAKEKYPRTVRVVLSGYTQLSQMLVTINQGEIFKFIAKPWASDQALLPAVRQAVEYFNLQVERDSLQINLAKRNLAYQKILNQMEQRLAEEREEFRRLKEISGWIFSTWRRYLSSGNNDSGARSAGLDQFVDEIEAVYLTYISQLPTEVESKDSGQLINDIVKSCNGRFEVVRDGDEEFKAQGNHKFLLMIFRILAHNLPGDNKIDCAVTVACRDEQKVVIGFAVDLLPLALDAAAINRLKISCALLNKMGRLYDVRVVPEGEEGGVSRISVTWKADKA; encoded by the coding sequence ATGCACAAGAACAAGGTTTTGTTCGTCGATGACGAGATAAACGTGATCAGCGCGATCAGGCGGGCGGTGATGGAGGAGCCTTACCAGTCCTTTTTCACCGGCAATGCCCGCGAAGCCCTTAAAATAATGGAAGAGCAGGAGATAAGCGTCCTGGTGACCGATATGCGGATGCCGGAAATGGACGGGCTGACGCTGTTGAAGGCAGCGAAGGAGAAATATCCCCGGACGGTCAGGGTGGTGCTGTCGGGGTATACGCAGTTGTCGCAGATGCTTGTAACAATAAACCAGGGAGAAATTTTTAAATTTATCGCCAAGCCATGGGCGAGCGATCAGGCGCTTCTGCCGGCGGTGAGGCAGGCGGTCGAGTACTTCAATCTCCAGGTGGAACGGGATTCCCTGCAGATCAATCTTGCCAAGCGTAACCTCGCCTACCAGAAAATCCTCAATCAGATGGAGCAGCGGCTGGCCGAGGAAAGGGAAGAGTTCAGACGCCTCAAGGAAATCAGCGGTTGGATATTTTCCACCTGGCGGCGGTATCTCTCTTCGGGCAATAACGATTCCGGGGCAAGGTCGGCAGGCCTGGACCAGTTCGTCGATGAGATAGAGGCGGTTTATCTGACGTATATCAGTCAGTTACCTACGGAGGTAGAGTCAAAAGACTCCGGCCAGTTGATCAATGATATTGTCAAGAGCTGCAACGGCCGCTTTGAGGTCGTCCGCGACGGGGACGAAGAATTCAAGGCGCAGGGAAATCACAAATTCTTGCTGATGATTTTCCGTATCCTGGCTCACAATCTGCCCGGCGATAATAAAATCGACTGTGCAGTGACGGTTGCTTGCCGGGATGAACAAAAGGTTGTAATCGGTTTCGCTGTCGATCTGCTGCCGCTCGCGCTCGACGCGGCGGCAATCAACCGGCTGAAGATTTCCTGCGCCCTTTTGAATAAAATGGGACGGCTCTACGATGTCCGCGTTGTGCCCGAGGGCGAGGAAGGCGGAGTGAGCCGGATCAGCGTTACCTGGAAGGCGGACAAAGCCTAG
- a CDS encoding bifunctional 4-hydroxy-2-oxoglutarate aldolase/2-dehydro-3-deoxy-phosphogluconate aldolase: MHDVLEQIAANGVVAILRGVESARMVPLGKALLAAGVGAIEVTMNSDGALDGIKALRAELGGVIPIGAGTVMDSEAARIAVAAGAEFLLAPHLAEDTLAAAIALGVPAVVGTMTPTEAVRAYSLGAEMVKVFPAGTLGANYFRELRGPLPHIRTMAVGGVNAGNAGDFIRAGASALGAGSQLVDQAAVISGDWEAVRTKAAAMVAAVRLARSV, translated from the coding sequence ATGCACGATGTCTTAGAACAGATTGCGGCCAATGGAGTTGTGGCGATTCTGCGTGGAGTCGAGTCGGCGAGGATGGTGCCGCTGGGCAAGGCGCTGCTGGCGGCCGGCGTGGGAGCGATTGAGGTTACGATGAACAGCGACGGCGCGCTGGATGGGATAAAAGCGTTGCGCGCCGAACTGGGTGGAGTTATTCCTATCGGCGCCGGCACGGTTATGGACAGCGAGGCCGCCCGCATAGCGGTGGCGGCCGGAGCGGAATTTCTTCTGGCGCCGCATCTGGCGGAGGATACGCTGGCGGCGGCGATCGCTCTGGGTGTCCCGGCGGTGGTGGGAACGATGACGCCTACTGAAGCCGTGCGCGCTTATAGTCTGGGGGCGGAAATGGTGAAGGTTTTTCCGGCCGGGACGCTGGGGGCCAATTACTTCCGCGAACTTAGAGGACCGTTGCCGCACATCAGGACGATGGCCGTCGGCGGTGTTAACGCCGGCAACGCCGGCGACTTCATCAGAGCAGGCGCGTCCGCTCTCGGAGCCGGCAGCCAGCTGGTGGACCAGGCGGCGGTGATCAGCGGCGATTGGGAAGCGGTGCGGACCAAGGCAGCCGCGATGGTCGCGGCGGTGAGGTTGGCCCGGAGTGTATGA
- a CDS encoding HDOD domain-containing protein: protein MGNRILFIDDEKAILRAIDRLLFDSGYEVLTAESGEAGLAILAATPVDIVVSDIRMPGMDGHQFLRKVKAHYPRTTRLILSGYAEESAILNSIVDGSSNMYMLKPWEGQDLKEKIAQIFAARELFNNKLLLDFANRLENLSVAPGIYDAVGRLTEQGADISQIAAVIESDPAVAAAVLRVANSAFHNVRTGSISRAITFLGLTVIKTIVLSCSLFKFANVKIPQLSVKKLTRKASVANRLMTLIYSKLLGKQVPEAFQTGALLNDIGLLMCLHYFPDQYERIVREYMQGQEKNFVKLEKEIIGISHQEFGGYLLNWWGLPYPIVETALYHHEPLRDAIMNKELVAVVHIAGYYAWKVVSPEFAQGLEPGAFAVLGICEEDLRPLLKGLSTET, encoded by the coding sequence GTGGGCAACCGGATTCTATTTATCGATGACGAAAAGGCGATCCTGAGGGCGATAGACAGGCTATTGTTCGATAGTGGCTACGAAGTATTGACCGCCGAAAGCGGCGAGGCCGGGCTGGCCATTCTGGCAGCCACACCTGTTGACATAGTTGTTTCGGATATCCGCATGCCGGGGATGGATGGGCACCAGTTTCTCCGCAAGGTAAAGGCCCATTATCCGCGGACGACGCGCCTTATTCTCAGCGGGTACGCCGAGGAGAGCGCGATTCTCAACAGTATCGTCGACGGTTCGAGCAATATGTATATGCTTAAACCTTGGGAAGGCCAGGATCTGAAGGAAAAGATCGCCCAGATATTCGCGGCCCGAGAATTGTTTAACAACAAGTTGTTGCTTGATTTTGCTAACAGGTTGGAGAATCTGTCGGTTGCTCCAGGCATTTACGACGCGGTGGGCAGGCTGACGGAGCAGGGAGCGGACATAAGTCAGATTGCCGCGGTGATCGAAAGCGATCCGGCTGTGGCCGCCGCAGTGCTCCGGGTGGCGAACAGCGCTTTTCACAACGTGAGGACGGGTTCTATTTCCAGGGCAATCACCTTCCTGGGGCTTACGGTAATCAAGACGATCGTGTTGTCGTGCAGTCTGTTCAAGTTCGCCAACGTCAAGATACCGCAACTAAGCGTAAAAAAACTGACCCGCAAAGCGAGTGTGGCAAATAGGCTGATGACACTGATTTATTCAAAGTTGCTCGGTAAGCAGGTGCCTGAAGCTTTTCAGACCGGGGCGCTGCTCAACGATATTGGCCTGCTGATGTGCCTGCATTACTTCCCCGATCAGTACGAGCGCATTGTGCGGGAGTATATGCAGGGGCAGGAAAAGAATTTCGTCAAGCTCGAAAAGGAGATCATCGGGATCAGTCACCAGGAATTCGGGGGCTATTTGCTCAACTGGTGGGGCCTGCCGTATCCGATCGTCGAGACTGCGCTCTATCACCACGAACCTTTGCGGGACGCGATCATGAACAAGGAACTGGTGGCAGTGGTTCACATCGCCGGTTATTACGCGTGGAAGGTTGTCAGCCCGGAATTTGCCCAGGGGTTGGAGCCGGGCGCTTTCGCGGTGCTGGGCATCTGCGAAGAAGATTTGAGACCGCTTCTGAAGGGATTATCAACGGAAACGTGA
- a CDS encoding ATP-binding protein, which translates to MRKVSIGEAFGGDSPSLRNLSFGIVFFGIFLIFAVLLTFYHAIEGEKQKEFQSAVKETANLARAFEEHTLRTLRSADQTTLSLKYLYEREGRAIDIPAYVREGRLPGDPFIIMGVIDENGELVVSSQVPFASANFSDREYFQVHIDYDSERLYVGKPVLGRLAGKWAIQMTRRINKPDGSFGGVAVVAVDPYYFSDFYRQVDLGKNSAVVLVGRDGIVRARQAGASTVAGQDMTGTELMAKLTVSDAGQYVATRKDEGVTRIHSFRALLAYPLAVVVGVDQQEIMQRASDSVANYYPVAGLICLVIIVCVLMLLRFVARQKAFEEDMRVARGLLEARVEERTQELSALNEELKAMNEEHLAMNEELQSTNRELWDEVAMRRRTEGELKHRNDELAEAYAELNTIQLQAYQQDKMASIGQLAAGVAHEINNPMSFIISNLESLHDYLGRLTRFITIQEETVAEVANLHAGKGDRKDALAAVGKLEHARQALKVDYVIHDVESLIHETLEGAGRVKDIVQDLKGFARVESESRPANINEGVESAINIVWNEMKYKASLDKDYGELPLTKCNIGQLNQVFMNVFVNATQAIDKWGEIKVKTWAEGGNIYVSISDTGCGIPPQLLNRIFEPFFTTKEVGKGTGLGLSVTYDIIKKHGGEIRVTSEPGQGTTFTIVIPIVAG; encoded by the coding sequence TTGCGAAAAGTAAGCATCGGCGAGGCTTTCGGCGGCGATTCGCCGTCGTTGCGCAATCTCAGCTTCGGGATAGTGTTTTTTGGCATCTTCCTAATTTTTGCGGTTCTGCTGACTTTTTATCATGCCATTGAAGGCGAGAAACAGAAAGAATTTCAGTCTGCCGTGAAGGAGACGGCCAACTTGGCCCGCGCTTTCGAGGAACATACCCTGCGGACACTGAGGAGCGCCGATCAGACGACCCTCTCCCTGAAATATCTTTACGAACGTGAAGGCCGGGCGATAGATATTCCCGCCTATGTCCGCGAGGGCAGGCTGCCCGGCGATCCGTTCATAATTATGGGCGTGATAGACGAGAACGGCGAGCTTGTTGTCAGCAGCCAGGTGCCGTTCGCGTCCGCCAATTTCAGCGACCGCGAGTATTTTCAGGTACACATCGATTACGACAGCGAGCGGCTGTATGTCGGCAAGCCGGTTTTGGGCCGGTTGGCAGGCAAGTGGGCGATACAGATGACACGCCGCATAAACAAGCCGGACGGCTCTTTCGGCGGCGTGGCGGTGGTCGCGGTCGATCCTTACTATTTCAGCGATTTCTATAGGCAGGTCGATCTGGGGAAAAACTCGGCGGTCGTCTTGGTGGGCCGCGACGGCATCGTGCGGGCGCGCCAGGCCGGCGCATCCACGGTGGCCGGCCAGGACATGACCGGTACGGAATTGATGGCTAAACTGACAGTCAGCGATGCCGGGCAGTACGTAGCGACGCGAAAGGATGAAGGGGTAACGCGCATCCACAGTTTCCGCGCGCTGCTGGCCTATCCGCTGGCGGTGGTGGTGGGGGTCGACCAGCAGGAGATCATGCAGCGGGCCAGCGACAGTGTCGCCAACTATTACCCGGTGGCTGGGCTGATCTGTTTGGTGATAATCGTCTGTGTCCTGATGTTGCTAAGGTTTGTTGCTCGCCAGAAGGCTTTTGAGGAGGATATGCGGGTGGCCCGTGGCTTACTTGAGGCGAGGGTTGAGGAACGGACGCAGGAATTGTCAGCCCTGAACGAGGAACTAAAGGCTATGAACGAAGAACACTTGGCCATGAACGAGGAACTCCAGAGCACCAACCGTGAGCTGTGGGACGAGGTGGCGATGCGCCGCCGGACCGAAGGTGAGCTGAAACACAGGAACGATGAACTTGCCGAGGCTTACGCCGAATTGAATACCATCCAGTTGCAGGCCTATCAGCAGGACAAGATGGCCTCGATCGGCCAACTTGCCGCCGGGGTGGCTCATGAGATAAATAATCCGATGTCCTTCATCATCAGCAATCTGGAGTCGCTGCACGATTATCTGGGACGCCTGACCCGCTTTATAACGATTCAGGAGGAGACGGTGGCTGAAGTGGCTAACCTCCACGCCGGGAAGGGCGATCGGAAAGACGCCCTGGCTGCCGTTGGCAAGCTGGAGCACGCCAGACAGGCGCTCAAAGTGGACTATGTGATCCACGACGTTGAGAGCCTTATACACGAGACGTTGGAAGGAGCGGGCCGGGTCAAGGATATCGTTCAGGACCTGAAGGGCTTCGCGCGAGTGGAGAGCGAAAGCAGGCCGGCGAATATCAACGAGGGCGTCGAGAGCGCGATCAATATCGTGTGGAATGAGATGAAGTACAAAGCGTCGCTGGACAAAGACTACGGCGAACTGCCACTGACCAAATGCAACATCGGCCAATTGAACCAGGTGTTTATGAATGTATTCGTGAACGCGACCCAGGCGATCGACAAGTGGGGGGAAATCAAGGTCAAAACATGGGCAGAGGGCGGCAATATTTACGTCAGTATTTCTGATACGGGCTGCGGCATTCCTCCCCAATTGCTTAACAGGATATTCGAGCCGTTTTTCACCACCAAGGAGGTGGGTAAAGGAACGGGCCTAGGGTTAAGCGTTACCTATGACATTATCAAGAAACACGGCGGGGAAATCCGTGTGACCAGCGAACCTGGACAGGGGACGACATTCACGATCGTAATCCCGATCGTGGCCGGGTAA
- a CDS encoding PAS domain S-box protein translates to MNDDRTARNEEYSPAVPQYYFELIDIIPNAAYIKDANGVFLHCNKTYALFVNLPRDAIVGKTTFDLNPRQFAQGYHELDEELLERQGSGRFQVPFKRIDGKTVVADVLKTVIYSREGESAGVMGIVSDASQRSTLDDILQRYEMLLRYSRDFIWMIDPTDGRIIEVNLAACQAYGYSREEFRRLTIFDLRAPSEKGVVDAQIAAARQGGVLFEALHRRRDGNVFPVQINASGTRLGEREIVISIVRDISDTVRTREEMKRRNEYLSMLHETALSLINRLDTDDLLAQIVTRSAKLAGTENAFILLFDADGRTVTVTAGAGVCAKYIGQRFPAGAGMSAQIFATGRSAVIDCYREWPLRLDDSRLGVIETILGVPLKNGTQVTGIIGFIGLEKGIKFGDDEVRLTEGFANLASLALHNASLYSRLQAELETSRALEAELTAKNADLAETLSRLQAAQLQMVQQEKLAGIGQLAAGIAHEINNPLGFVLSNFEVLQKYLARLVEMIGAYGELHRRMAETDDRPLREAAERIDVLADRIRLDHVVGDLNPLFDETRDGINRVGEIVKALRMFSRVDQKDEYAEYDLNAGIRNTLTVARNEIKYVARAEQNLGDIPHIEALGGLINQVLLNLILNATQAIAVKDTGEEGVMIIRSFRDGDYVCCSIEDNGVGIPEEIIQDIFNPFFTTKPVGEGTGLGLSISYDIVVNKHGGQISVASKAGEGALFTIKLPIRHSD, encoded by the coding sequence ATGAATGATGACAGAACAGCGCGGAATGAGGAGTATTCCCCCGCTGTGCCCCAGTATTACTTTGAGTTGATTGACATAATTCCAAACGCTGCATATATCAAGGACGCTAACGGCGTTTTCCTGCACTGCAACAAGACATACGCGCTGTTCGTTAACCTGCCCCGGGACGCGATCGTGGGCAAAACAACCTTCGATTTAAATCCGCGCCAGTTCGCCCAGGGTTATCACGAACTGGACGAGGAACTGCTCGAGCGGCAAGGAAGCGGCCGTTTCCAGGTTCCCTTCAAGCGTATTGACGGCAAAACGGTCGTGGCGGATGTGCTCAAGACGGTGATCTACAGCCGTGAAGGCGAGAGCGCCGGCGTGATGGGGATTGTGAGCGACGCCTCTCAGCGCAGCACGCTCGACGATATTTTACAGCGCTATGAGATGCTGCTCAGGTATTCCCGCGATTTTATCTGGATGATCGATCCGACCGACGGCAGGATCATCGAGGTCAATCTTGCGGCTTGTCAGGCTTACGGTTACTCGCGCGAGGAGTTCAGGCGGCTGACCATCTTTGATTTGCGGGCTCCCAGCGAGAAGGGGGTTGTCGACGCCCAGATAGCGGCGGCGCGGCAGGGTGGGGTGCTGTTCGAGGCGCTTCACCGGCGTCGGGACGGCAACGTTTTTCCCGTCCAGATCAACGCTTCGGGTACCAGGCTCGGCGAGAGGGAAATAGTTATCAGCATCGTGAGGGACATAAGCGATACAGTTAGGACCCGCGAGGAGATGAAGCGGCGGAACGAGTATCTGTCGATGCTCCACGAAACGGCGCTGTCGCTTATCAACCGGCTCGATACCGACGACCTGCTTGCGCAGATAGTTACCCGTTCGGCGAAGCTGGCGGGGACGGAGAACGCGTTTATTCTCCTGTTCGATGCCGACGGCAGGACGGTTACGGTGACGGCCGGCGCCGGCGTATGCGCGAAATACATCGGGCAGCGGTTTCCGGCCGGGGCGGGCATGAGCGCTCAGATTTTCGCCACCGGCAGATCGGCGGTAATCGATTGCTATCGGGAGTGGCCGCTGCGCCTCGATGATTCGCGACTGGGCGTAATCGAGACTATTTTGGGCGTGCCGCTTAAGAACGGGACGCAGGTTACCGGCATCATAGGCTTCATAGGCTTGGAGAAAGGAATAAAATTCGGCGACGACGAAGTCCGGCTTACGGAAGGCTTTGCCAATCTGGCGTCGCTGGCGCTCCACAACGCGTCGCTGTACAGCAGGCTGCAGGCGGAGCTGGAGACGAGCCGGGCGCTTGAGGCGGAGCTGACGGCGAAGAATGCCGACTTGGCGGAGACGCTGAGCAGGCTGCAGGCCGCCCAACTGCAGATGGTCCAGCAGGAGAAGCTGGCCGGTATCGGCCAGTTGGCGGCGGGGATAGCGCACGAGATCAACAACCCGCTGGGATTCGTGCTGAGTAATTTCGAAGTACTGCAGAAATATCTGGCCAGGCTTGTGGAGATGATCGGCGCCTATGGCGAACTGCACCGGCGGATGGCCGAAACTGACGACAGGCCGCTTCGGGAGGCGGCGGAGCGTATCGACGTTCTGGCAGACCGAATAAGGCTCGACCATGTCGTTGGCGACCTGAACCCGCTTTTCGACGAGACCCGTGACGGCATTAACCGGGTGGGAGAAATCGTGAAAGCGCTGCGGATGTTTTCCAGGGTAGACCAGAAAGATGAGTATGCAGAGTACGACCTGAACGCCGGGATAAGAAATACGTTGACTGTTGCCCGCAACGAGATCAAGTATGTGGCCCGGGCGGAGCAGAATCTTGGCGACATTCCTCATATCGAAGCGCTTGGGGGGCTGATAAACCAGGTGTTGCTGAATCTGATTCTCAACGCGACGCAGGCCATTGCCGTCAAGGATACCGGCGAAGAGGGCGTGATGATAATCCGCAGTTTCCGTGACGGCGATTATGTCTGCTGTTCGATTGAAGATAACGGTGTAGGTATCCCGGAGGAGATTATCCAGGATATTTTCAACCCGTTTTTTACCACTAAGCCTGTGGGAGAGGGCACCGGCCTGGGGCTGAGCATCTCTTATGATATCGTGGTTAACAAGCACGGCGGACAGATATCCGTGGCCAGCAAGGCCGGTGAGGGAGCGCTGTTTACGATAAAACTTCCCATCAGGCACTCTGACTGA